Proteins encoded in a region of the Muntiacus reevesi chromosome 21, mMunRee1.1, whole genome shotgun sequence genome:
- the LOC136152415 gene encoding olfactory receptor 5H2-like codes for MEKENATLLTEFILTGLIYQPEWQIPLFLLFLMIYLITIVGNLGLIALICNDPHLHIPMYLFLGNLAFVDAWISSTVTPQLLVNFFAKSKMMSLSECKIQFFSFAVSVTTECFLLATMAYDRYVAICKPLLYPVIMTKRLCIQLLISSFSGGLIHAILHNAFLLRLTFCNSNIIHHFYCDIVPLFKISCTDPSINFLMVFIFSGSIQVFTILTVLVSYTLILLTVLKKKSVQGIRKAFSTCGAHLLSVSLYYGPLLFMYVHPGSAQADDQDMMDSLFYMVIIPLLNPIIYSLRNKKVIDSLAKMLKRNA; via the coding sequence atggaaaaggaaaatgcaaCATTGCTGACAGAATTTATTCTCACAGGACTCATATATCAACCAGAATGGCAAATTCCCCTGTTCCTGCTGTTTTTGATGATATATCTTATCACCATCGTGGGAAATCTTGGTCTGATTGCTCTCATCTGCAATGATCCTCACCTTCACATTCCCATGTACTTATTCCTTGGGAACCTGGCTTTCGTGGATGCCTGGATATCATCCACAGTGACGCCCCAGTTGCTGGTCAATTTCTTTGCAAagagcaaaatgatgtctctctCTGAATGCAAgatacaatttttttcctttgcagtcAGTGTAACCACAGAATGTTTTCTGCTGGCAACAATGGCATATGATCGCTATGTGGCCATATGCAAACCATTACTTTACCCAGTTATTATGACCAAAAGACTATGCATCCAGCTATTAATTTCATCATTTTCAGGTGGCCTTATTCATGCCATACTTCACAATGCTTTTTTATTGAGATTGACCTTCTGTAATTCAAACATAATACATCACTTCTACTGTGACATTGTACCATTATTTAAGATTTCCTGTACTGATCCTTCCATTAATTTTCTGATGGTATTTATTTTCTCTGGGTCAATACAGGTGTTCACCATTCTTACTGTTCTTGTCTCTTATACACTTATTCTTCTTACAGTCTTAAAAAAGAAGTCTGTACAAGGCATAAGGAAGGCCTTCTCTACCTGTGGAGCCCACCTCTTGTCTGTCTCTTTATACTATGGGCCTCTTCTCTTTATGTACGTGCACCCTGGATCTGCACAAGCAGATGATCAAGATATGATGGACTCTCTGTTTTATATGGTCATAATTCCTCTGTTAAATCCAATCATCTACAGtttgagaaataagaaagtcatAGATTCACTGGCAAAAATGTTAAAGAGAAATGCTTAG